A region from the Geobacter benzoatilyticus genome encodes:
- a CDS encoding SpoVR family protein, with translation MELIDQHTKSIMEGCKERARDAGLRFSDETLEYIVTNRDMLELHPKVMIPTLYDYWVHDVELLKGKGKYELYPHNPYETVINTRPPISFYNDNNPDWLNVMIFYHVLAHIDFFQNNLYFRHTWEYDLTGKALADKRLIARLRSEHGRWVDYVIEFARSIDNLVGYFDGLSHLFRHDRPPFPRRIDYYFDVFLQEVKGVKTAEYVKEIERYNRCTREYGELCEESFFADVVAKHPEFEAFYLKGTREKKEERLDILQFLMEHSEFLNQDENRWMKSVLEVIRSTSVYFQPQIRTKIMNEGWASYWHETLFLTDDRIKGHEVEFARVHSGVTSLHRVGLNPYAIGMRLFQQIEEAADQGKLSLEYQRLADSHARKEFDRKTGTGRDFIFAVRENLCDFTFINTYVDQDFVNRHKLFVVGKRLNKERTAWQYYVKSRKAGEYRAMLQDSLYHPPRIEVDRAKGSGKTLYLNHSFEGKPLVTEFIANTMLGIEFLWGGPVKLETSEVGAAPPQESGAPRREEEARKINWRRFVYTMENRTLTKTLLGAD, from the coding sequence ATGGAACTCATCGACCAGCATACGAAAAGCATAATGGAAGGATGCAAGGAGCGGGCTCGCGATGCGGGCCTGCGCTTCTCGGACGAGACCCTGGAGTACATCGTCACCAACCGGGACATGCTGGAGCTGCACCCCAAGGTGATGATACCGACCCTCTACGACTACTGGGTCCACGACGTGGAGCTCCTCAAGGGGAAGGGGAAGTACGAGCTATACCCCCACAACCCCTACGAGACGGTCATCAATACCCGTCCCCCCATCTCCTTCTACAACGACAACAACCCCGACTGGCTGAACGTGATGATCTTCTACCACGTGCTGGCCCACATCGACTTCTTCCAGAACAACCTCTACTTCCGCCATACCTGGGAGTACGATCTGACCGGCAAGGCCCTGGCCGACAAGCGGCTCATCGCGCGGCTCCGCTCCGAGCACGGCCGATGGGTCGACTACGTAATCGAGTTCGCCCGCTCCATCGACAACCTGGTGGGGTACTTCGACGGCCTTTCCCATCTTTTCCGCCATGACCGCCCCCCCTTCCCCAGGCGTATCGATTATTACTTCGACGTCTTTCTCCAGGAGGTAAAAGGGGTCAAGACCGCCGAATACGTGAAGGAAATCGAGCGTTATAACCGCTGCACGAGGGAATACGGAGAGTTGTGCGAGGAAAGCTTCTTTGCCGACGTGGTGGCAAAGCATCCCGAATTCGAGGCGTTCTACCTCAAGGGAACCCGGGAGAAGAAGGAGGAGCGGCTCGACATCCTCCAGTTCCTCATGGAGCACTCGGAATTCCTGAACCAGGACGAGAACCGCTGGATGAAGTCGGTGCTGGAGGTGATCCGCTCCACCTCCGTCTACTTCCAGCCCCAGATCCGGACCAAAATCATGAACGAGGGGTGGGCCAGCTACTGGCACGAAACCCTCTTCCTCACCGATGACCGGATCAAGGGGCACGAGGTGGAGTTCGCCCGGGTCCATTCGGGGGTCACCTCCCTCCACCGGGTGGGGCTGAACCCCTACGCCATCGGCATGCGGCTCTTCCAGCAGATCGAGGAGGCGGCCGACCAGGGGAAGCTCTCCCTGGAGTACCAGCGGCTTGCCGACAGCCACGCCCGCAAGGAGTTCGACCGCAAAACAGGAACCGGGCGCGACTTCATCTTCGCGGTGCGGGAGAACCTCTGCGACTTTACCTTCATCAACACCTACGTGGACCAGGACTTCGTCAACCGCCACAAGCTCTTCGTGGTGGGCAAGCGCCTCAACAAGGAGCGGACGGCGTGGCAGTACTACGTCAAGAGCCGCAAGGCCGGGGAGTACCGGGCAATGCTCCAGGACTCCCTCTACCATCCGCCGCGCATCGAGGTGGATCGGGCCAAGGGGAGCGGGAAGACTCTCTATCTCAACCACAGCTTCGAAGGAAAACCACTGGTCACGGAGTTCATTGCCAACACCATGCTGGGGATCGAATTCCTCTGGGGGGGGCCGGTGAAGCTGGAAACCAGCGAAGTGGGAGCCGCTCCCCCCCAGGAATCGGGTGCCCCCCGTCGCGAAGAGGAAGCTCGAAAGATCAACTGGCGCCGGTTTGTCTATACCATGGAGAACCGGACGCTTACCAAGACTCTCTTGGGAGCGGATTAA
- a CDS encoding cyclase family protein: protein MVIHDITVSLSPDLPVYPGDPAVLFEPVTRVARGDTANVTRITMTTHSGTHLDVPSHCRDGGATVDHLPLSLLMGKARVLDVRGERTIGRRELSRLPVRGEERILLRTVNSLLWEHPGFQEEFAHLTEDGAAYLIEAGVRLVGIDYLSIEGLDSGVTVHRMLLDAGSVILEGLNLSGVEPGEYELICLPLKIAGGDGAPARAILRGREQSSGEPPFDPHTTRWPVA from the coding sequence ATGGTTATCCACGACATCACCGTTTCCCTCTCCCCGGACCTTCCCGTCTACCCCGGCGACCCGGCAGTCCTCTTCGAGCCGGTCACCCGAGTCGCCCGGGGAGACACCGCCAACGTCACCCGCATCACCATGACCACCCACAGCGGCACCCACCTGGACGTGCCGAGCCATTGCCGCGACGGCGGCGCCACCGTGGACCACCTCCCCCTGTCGCTTCTCATGGGAAAGGCCCGGGTGCTGGATGTTCGCGGGGAGCGCACAATCGGCCGCCGCGAGCTCTCACGCCTTCCGGTGCGGGGAGAGGAGCGGATTCTTCTGCGTACCGTAAACTCCCTTTTATGGGAGCATCCCGGCTTCCAGGAAGAGTTCGCCCATCTCACCGAAGACGGAGCAGCCTATCTGATCGAGGCAGGGGTCAGGCTGGTTGGAATCGATTACCTCTCCATAGAAGGGCTCGACAGCGGGGTTACCGTCCACCGGATGCTCCTGGACGCCGGGAGCGTAATCCTGGAAGGGCTCAACCTCTCAGGAGTGGAACCGGGGGAGTACGAACTCATCTGCCTCCCGCTCAAGATTGCCGGCGGTGACGGAGCCCCTGCACGGGCAATCCTCCGGGGGCGGGAGCAGAGCTCCGGCGAGCCCCCCTTCGACCCCCACACGACCCGCTGGCCGGTGGCCTGA
- a CDS encoding KUP/HAK/KT family potassium transporter → MEHHKDESFLGGIVKALGLVFGDIGTSPIYTLTVIFTLTQATRENVFGILSLVFWTMTILVTMEYAWLAMSLGRKGQGGEIVLREIIMKLVKTGRLVAFAGFLSFVGVSLLLGDGVITPAISILSAVEGLLLIPGLEGLSTGTLVAIAAAIAIGLFSVQFKGTDRVAGAFGPIMAVWFGTLAVTGIASALSMPEIVEAINPWHAFTFFRENGLAGYFVLSEVILCATGGEALYADMGHLGKKPIVRAWHFVFVALYLNYLGQGAFAISHPDAKNLLFGMVQSQAPVLYIPFLILTIMATIIASQAIISGVFSIVYQGITTRLLPLMRVDYTSREIKSQIYLGAVNWSLMVAVIFIMLVFRKSENLAAAYGMAVTGSMTITGIMMIIVFAHTTKKWRALVALAITVIDASYLFSTFSKIPHGAYWSIVLASIPFVTIIIWTRGQRSLYHALKPLDLETFLLSYEQIYAKGPIRGTGLFFTRETDVVPPYVVHCIIRSNIIYERNVFISLLITDEPLGVETELIKGIGPGLDAFRIEAGYMEVVDIETHLKANGIQEKVIFYGVEDIATRNPIWRVFSVFKKLTPNFVQFHKLPASRLQGVVTRVEM, encoded by the coding sequence ATGGAACACCACAAGGACGAATCATTCCTGGGGGGAATCGTTAAGGCCCTGGGGCTGGTATTCGGCGACATCGGCACAAGTCCCATCTATACCCTCACGGTTATTTTCACCCTGACGCAGGCGACCCGGGAAAACGTCTTCGGCATTCTTTCCCTGGTATTCTGGACCATGACGATCCTCGTCACCATGGAGTATGCCTGGCTCGCCATGAGCCTGGGGCGCAAGGGGCAGGGGGGGGAGATCGTTCTGCGGGAGATCATCATGAAGCTGGTGAAGACCGGGCGTCTCGTGGCCTTTGCCGGGTTTCTCTCCTTCGTGGGGGTGTCGCTGCTCCTGGGTGACGGGGTTATCACCCCCGCCATCAGTATTCTCTCCGCCGTGGAGGGGCTTCTCCTTATACCCGGCCTCGAAGGGCTTTCCACCGGAACCCTGGTGGCCATTGCCGCGGCCATTGCCATCGGCCTGTTCTCCGTGCAGTTCAAGGGCACCGACCGGGTGGCCGGCGCCTTCGGCCCCATCATGGCGGTCTGGTTCGGTACCCTGGCCGTCACCGGCATTGCTTCTGCCCTCTCCATGCCGGAGATTGTGGAGGCGATCAATCCGTGGCACGCGTTCACCTTCTTCAGGGAGAATGGCCTGGCCGGCTATTTTGTTCTCTCCGAGGTCATCCTCTGCGCCACCGGTGGCGAGGCCCTCTACGCCGACATGGGACACCTGGGCAAAAAGCCGATCGTCCGGGCATGGCATTTCGTCTTCGTGGCCCTCTATCTGAACTATCTGGGCCAGGGGGCCTTCGCCATCTCCCATCCCGACGCGAAGAACCTCCTTTTCGGCATGGTCCAGAGCCAGGCGCCGGTCCTCTACATCCCGTTCCTGATCCTCACCATCATGGCCACCATCATTGCATCCCAGGCCATTATCAGCGGGGTATTCTCCATCGTCTACCAGGGGATAACCACGCGGCTCCTGCCGCTGATGCGGGTGGACTACACCTCCCGGGAGATCAAATCGCAGATCTATCTCGGGGCCGTGAACTGGTCGCTGATGGTGGCGGTCATCTTCATCATGCTCGTCTTCCGCAAGTCCGAGAACCTGGCCGCCGCTTACGGCATGGCGGTTACCGGTTCCATGACCATCACCGGCATCATGATGATCATCGTCTTCGCCCATACGACGAAGAAGTGGCGGGCCCTGGTGGCTCTGGCCATCACCGTTATCGACGCCTCTTACCTCTTCTCCACTTTTTCCAAGATCCCCCATGGTGCCTACTGGTCCATTGTCCTGGCTTCGATCCCCTTCGTGACCATCATCATCTGGACCAGGGGGCAGCGTTCCCTCTACCACGCCCTCAAGCCCCTGGACCTGGAGACTTTCCTCCTCTCCTACGAACAGATCTACGCCAAGGGACCCATCCGGGGGACCGGCCTCTTCTTCACCCGGGAAACCGACGTGGTCCCCCCCTACGTGGTCCACTGCATCATCCGGAGCAACATCATCTACGAGCGCAACGTCTTCATCTCCCTCCTGATCACGGACGAACCCCTGGGTGTGGAAACCGAGCTCATCAAGGGAATCGGGCCGGGGCTCGATGCCTTCCGGATCGAGGCGGGGTACATGGAGGTTGTGGATATCGAGACGCACCTCAAGGCAAACGGCATCCAGGAGAAGGTCATCTTCTACGGGGTCGAGGACATCGCCACCCGCAACCCCATCTGGCGGGTCTTCTCGGTATTCAAGAAGCTCACTCCCAATTTCGTCCAGTTCCACAAACTTCCTGCCAGCCGCCTCCAGGGGGTCGTGACGCGGGTGGAGATGTAG
- a CDS encoding DUF3656 domain-containing U32 family peptidase, translated as MTKPYEQPKKPELLAPAGSLEAFFAAMEKGADGVYAGLREFSARAKAKNFSLPQMERMVAYAHGLGRKVYITLNTLVKEGELPQLVDTLAALEAMGADAVILQDLGVARLIRDHFPGLARHASTQMTIHNLPGARMLGEMGFERVVLARELHIDDISHISRESGVEIECFIHGALCFAISGQCFFSSFLGGHSGNRGRCAQPCRRHYRYRGKEGYFFSTNDLSAVDLIPDLAAAGVASLKIEGRMKSAEYVASVVEAYRLVLDAPERKRAEAAARAKEILKLSFGRVPTKGFMASHTPTDIAIPTLRGATGRYLGEVKSVRGDRLTFETKDRLFVGDRIRVQPKSDMAGKAFTVKDIFLGKERVKSARERSIVTVVSPFAFKAGDAVFKVSSETAFTMSENACLKRLDAVKPGKIPCNLELSLADGTLRIVARAAGATFAAEFPVGPLEPSTTSDMAGVLRAQFSRTGETPFELLGLAAPGFPPVLIPPARLKDIRRDFYRRFGEQVAVKIAKHRAEARKLALASLVPPGHPRRETKAEATVRIEHLRDTTILRQQGVDAVILPVSRANIHQIHLAARKLRGDEGRIIWHLPFVIFDAEIPFYEEAIALLMGQGFRRFELSNLSHFPLLAGRDVELATDYRLFSLNTQAVMAWHELGVTTATLYIEDDVENMAALLAAPVPVRRRVLVYGGVPAMTTRVAIKGVKGDAPLVSDRGEEYEVAVRGDLTTITPAIRFSITHFRSRLQEAGCGSFVVDLSQAPRERWRPILDAFARGEGIPETSEFNFVMGLV; from the coding sequence ATGACAAAACCTTACGAACAGCCGAAAAAACCGGAACTTCTCGCCCCTGCCGGCTCCCTGGAGGCCTTCTTCGCCGCCATGGAGAAGGGGGCCGACGGGGTCTACGCCGGGCTGCGGGAGTTCTCGGCCCGGGCCAAGGCGAAGAACTTCTCCCTCCCCCAGATGGAGCGGATGGTGGCATACGCCCACGGCCTCGGCCGCAAGGTCTACATCACCCTCAACACCCTGGTTAAGGAGGGGGAGCTGCCGCAGCTTGTGGATACCCTCGCCGCCCTGGAGGCCATGGGGGCCGACGCCGTCATCCTCCAGGATTTGGGAGTTGCCCGCCTCATCCGGGACCACTTCCCGGGGCTCGCACGCCACGCATCCACCCAGATGACCATCCACAACCTCCCCGGTGCCCGCATGCTGGGCGAGATGGGGTTCGAGCGGGTGGTCCTCGCCCGGGAACTCCACATCGACGACATCAGCCACATCAGCCGGGAGTCGGGGGTGGAGATCGAGTGCTTTATCCACGGCGCCCTCTGCTTTGCCATCTCGGGGCAGTGCTTCTTCTCATCGTTTCTCGGGGGGCACAGCGGCAACCGGGGGCGCTGCGCCCAGCCATGCCGCCGCCATTACCGTTATCGGGGGAAGGAAGGATACTTCTTCTCCACCAACGACCTCTCCGCCGTGGACCTCATCCCCGACCTGGCCGCCGCCGGGGTGGCATCCCTTAAGATCGAGGGGCGGATGAAGTCGGCCGAGTACGTGGCCAGCGTGGTGGAAGCCTACCGCCTCGTCCTGGACGCCCCGGAGCGCAAGCGCGCCGAAGCGGCCGCCCGGGCCAAGGAGATCCTGAAGCTCTCCTTCGGCCGGGTCCCCACCAAGGGGTTCATGGCCTCCCACACACCAACCGACATCGCCATCCCCACACTCCGGGGCGCCACCGGCCGCTACCTGGGGGAAGTAAAAAGCGTCCGGGGGGACCGGCTCACCTTCGAAACCAAGGACCGCCTCTTCGTGGGGGATCGGATCCGGGTGCAGCCCAAGAGCGACATGGCCGGCAAGGCCTTCACGGTGAAGGACATCTTCCTGGGAAAAGAGCGGGTGAAATCGGCCAGGGAGCGGAGCATCGTCACGGTGGTGTCCCCCTTCGCTTTCAAGGCGGGGGACGCGGTCTTCAAGGTCTCCTCCGAAACAGCCTTCACCATGAGCGAAAACGCTTGCCTGAAGCGCCTCGACGCGGTGAAACCGGGAAAGATTCCCTGCAACCTGGAGCTTTCCCTGGCCGACGGGACCCTGCGCATCGTGGCCCGGGCCGCCGGGGCAACGTTTGCCGCCGAATTTCCCGTGGGGCCTCTGGAGCCCTCCACCACCAGCGACATGGCCGGCGTTCTCCGGGCCCAGTTCTCCCGTACCGGCGAGACCCCCTTCGAACTGCTGGGCCTCGCCGCCCCCGGCTTCCCGCCGGTACTCATCCCGCCGGCCCGGCTCAAGGATATCCGCCGTGATTTCTACCGCCGGTTTGGCGAGCAGGTGGCCGTCAAGATCGCCAAGCACCGGGCCGAGGCACGGAAACTGGCCCTGGCTTCCCTGGTCCCGCCCGGCCACCCGCGGCGGGAGACGAAAGCTGAAGCAACGGTCCGGATCGAGCACCTGCGGGACACGACCATCCTCCGGCAGCAGGGGGTCGATGCCGTCATCCTCCCGGTCTCCCGGGCAAATATTCACCAGATCCACCTCGCGGCGCGAAAGCTCCGGGGAGACGAGGGGCGAATCATCTGGCACCTTCCCTTTGTCATCTTCGATGCTGAAATCCCCTTTTACGAGGAGGCGATCGCCCTCCTCATGGGGCAGGGATTCCGGCGCTTCGAGCTTTCAAACCTCTCCCACTTCCCCCTCTTGGCGGGACGGGACGTGGAACTTGCCACCGACTACCGCCTCTTCTCCCTCAACACCCAGGCCGTCATGGCATGGCACGAGCTGGGGGTGACGACCGCCACCCTCTACATCGAGGACGATGTGGAGAACATGGCGGCGCTCCTGGCCGCGCCGGTGCCGGTGCGGCGGCGGGTCCTGGTCTACGGCGGGGTCCCGGCCATGACCACCCGGGTCGCCATCAAAGGGGTGAAGGGAGACGCCCCCCTGGTCTCGGACCGGGGAGAAGAGTATGAGGTGGCGGTGCGGGGGGACCTCACCACCATCACCCCGGCGATCCGCTTCTCCATCACCCACTTCCGGAGCAGGCTCCAGGAGGCGGGATGCGGCTCCTTCGTGGTGGACCTCTCCCAGGCCCCCCGGGAGCGCTGGCGCCCCATCCTCGACGCCTTTGCAAGGGGCGAGGGGATTCCGGAGACAAGCGAATTCAACTTCGTGATGGGGCTCGTGTAA
- a CDS encoding serine protein kinase PrkA, with amino-acid sequence MDTISRALQHIDQSVSELDHRAPIPFGEFLDILVANPTRVIRNVFQVFNDMVMGHIDMGADEYPDDPESINYVPYDCRRLFVEGTDHPFFADRLFANRFVGLVEALKRGTQQNKIYVFAGPPGSGKSTFLNNLLLKFENYVNTGDGLRYEAVWRLDRQAFGGFTRSETAVFLDKLSKLLEEHEFNQEELLAAEHALHPGDDFVEIPCPSHDNPLLVIPKQLRRQFFDDIFKNDEMKWRLFTEKEYEWVFRQTSCTICSSLYQALLARLKSPAAVLGMLHARPYRFNRRLGEGISVFTPGDKPMRHSVFTNDMLQNRINGTLKDSNLVKYIFSQYAKTNNGIYALMDIKGHNTDRLIELHNIVSEGVHKVDDLEENVDSLFLALMNPEDKNNIEGYQSFLDRIEYIKIPYVLDLNTEVEIYRNAFGKHIDHSFLPRVLHNFARVIISSRMEERSFAMHEWIPEPHRYSTFCDFNLQLLKMEIYTGFIPPWLTEEDRKRLTAKRRRQIISEGENEGHKGFSGRDALKIFGEFYSTFARKDKLITMTTLVAFFTKVHPELGKQLPTGFLDSLMGLYNFTILQEVKESLYYYNEEQISRDVQNYLFAVNFEPEVDETCTWTKDKLHISESFFEGIENRLLRANGDREQRLAFRKEIQREYAAHTLTQEILFEGKAITETRLYRTLFEKYVFNLKEKALDPFLDNVNFRRAIKDFGKEDFKTYDKRIRDDVTFLVGNLCSKFRYTKNGAKEVCIYVIDNDLAKAYGRS; translated from the coding sequence ATGGACACCATAAGCCGGGCACTACAGCACATCGACCAAAGCGTAAGCGAGTTGGACCACCGGGCGCCGATCCCCTTCGGTGAGTTCCTGGACATCCTCGTTGCCAACCCTACAAGGGTAATCCGCAACGTATTCCAGGTTTTCAACGACATGGTCATGGGGCACATCGACATGGGCGCCGACGAGTATCCCGACGACCCCGAGTCCATCAACTACGTCCCCTATGACTGCCGCAGGCTTTTTGTGGAGGGGACAGATCACCCGTTCTTCGCCGACCGCCTCTTCGCCAACCGGTTCGTGGGGCTGGTGGAAGCCCTCAAGCGGGGCACGCAGCAGAACAAGATCTACGTCTTCGCCGGCCCTCCCGGAAGCGGCAAGAGCACCTTCCTCAACAACCTGCTCCTGAAATTCGAGAACTACGTCAACACTGGCGACGGCTTGCGCTACGAAGCGGTCTGGCGCCTGGACCGCCAGGCGTTCGGCGGCTTCACCAGAAGCGAAACCGCGGTCTTTCTCGACAAGCTCTCCAAGCTGCTGGAAGAGCATGAATTCAACCAGGAAGAGCTTCTGGCGGCGGAACACGCCTTGCACCCCGGCGACGACTTCGTGGAGATCCCCTGCCCATCCCACGACAACCCCCTCCTCGTGATCCCCAAGCAGTTACGCCGCCAGTTCTTCGACGACATCTTCAAAAACGACGAGATGAAGTGGCGGCTCTTCACCGAAAAAGAATACGAGTGGGTCTTCCGCCAGACATCCTGCACCATCTGCAGCTCCCTATACCAGGCGCTCCTGGCCCGGCTCAAGAGCCCGGCCGCGGTCCTCGGCATGCTCCACGCCCGCCCCTACCGCTTCAACCGGCGCCTGGGCGAAGGGATCAGCGTCTTCACCCCCGGCGACAAGCCCATGCGCCACAGTGTCTTCACCAACGACATGCTCCAGAACCGGATCAACGGCACCCTCAAGGACAGCAACCTGGTAAAGTATATCTTCTCCCAGTATGCCAAGACCAACAACGGCATCTATGCCCTCATGGACATCAAGGGGCACAACACCGACCGGCTCATCGAGCTCCACAACATCGTCAGCGAAGGGGTCCACAAGGTGGACGATCTGGAGGAGAACGTCGATTCCCTCTTCCTGGCCCTCATGAACCCCGAGGACAAGAACAATATCGAGGGGTACCAGTCGTTCCTGGACCGGATTGAATACATCAAGATACCCTACGTGCTGGATCTGAACACCGAGGTTGAGATCTACCGCAACGCCTTCGGCAAGCATATCGACCACAGCTTCCTGCCCCGGGTCCTCCACAACTTCGCCCGCGTCATCATCTCGTCGCGCATGGAAGAACGATCCTTCGCCATGCACGAGTGGATTCCCGAGCCCCACCGCTACAGCACCTTCTGCGACTTCAACCTCCAGCTCCTCAAGATGGAGATCTACACCGGCTTCATCCCCCCCTGGCTCACGGAGGAGGACCGCAAACGGCTCACCGCAAAGCGGCGGCGCCAGATCATCTCCGAGGGGGAAAACGAGGGGCACAAGGGATTCTCGGGGCGCGACGCCCTGAAGATCTTCGGCGAGTTCTACTCCACCTTTGCCCGCAAGGACAAGCTCATCACCATGACCACCCTGGTCGCCTTCTTCACCAAGGTCCACCCCGAACTGGGGAAACAGCTCCCGACCGGATTCCTCGACTCCCTCATGGGGCTCTACAATTTCACCATACTCCAGGAGGTAAAGGAGTCCCTCTACTACTACAACGAAGAGCAGATCTCCCGGGACGTGCAGAACTATCTCTTCGCCGTCAACTTCGAGCCCGAAGTGGATGAAACCTGCACCTGGACAAAGGACAAGCTCCACATCAGCGAGTCGTTCTTCGAAGGGATCGAAAACCGGCTCCTCAGGGCAAACGGCGACCGGGAGCAGCGCCTAGCGTTCCGGAAAGAGATCCAGCGGGAATACGCCGCGCACACCCTGACCCAGGAGATACTCTTCGAAGGGAAAGCCATAACTGAAACCAGGCTCTACCGGACCCTGTTCGAGAAATACGTCTTCAACCTCAAGGAGAAGGCATTGGACCCGTTCCTGGACAACGTCAACTTCCGCCGCGCCATCAAGGATTTCGGCAAAGAGGATTTCAAGACCTACGACAAGCGGATCCGCGACGACGTCACCTTCCTCGTCGGCAACCTCTGCAGCAAGTTCCGCTACACAAAGAACGGCGCCAAGGAAGTATGCATCTACGTCATTGACAATGACTTGGCCAAGGCTTACGGGCGGAGTTGA
- the hslO gene encoding Hsp33 family molecular chaperone HslO, which produces MVNSTETISTDYLVRVITKDGSIRALACVTTGLVGELCRRHGTWPTASAALGRALTGGALMGALLKTGQRVALRFEGNGPLQKILVEADANGAVRGRVGNPEVNPQRKDGKLDVAAAIGNAGLLTVTKDLGLKEPYTGTVLLYTSEIAEDLAYYLTDSEQVPSAVGLGVYVEPDGAIAAAGGFLIQSLPPHNDEAVDQLMERIAAMPPVTELLRQGKNPEELLEYLFEGIPCDTLEKRALAFVCSCSRERIERVLISLGRDDLAALLAEQGETEVTCEFCRERYHFGRDDLERILAGLSAM; this is translated from the coding sequence ATGGTAAACAGCACCGAAACGATCAGCACCGACTACCTCGTCCGCGTCATCACCAAGGACGGCAGCATCCGGGCCCTGGCCTGCGTCACCACCGGCCTCGTTGGGGAGCTCTGCCGCCGCCACGGCACCTGGCCCACCGCCTCGGCGGCCCTTGGGCGGGCCTTGACCGGCGGCGCCCTCATGGGGGCGCTTTTGAAGACCGGCCAGCGGGTGGCGCTCCGCTTCGAGGGGAACGGCCCCCTGCAGAAGATCCTCGTGGAGGCGGATGCCAACGGCGCCGTCCGGGGGCGCGTGGGAAACCCGGAGGTGAACCCCCAGCGGAAGGACGGCAAGCTGGACGTGGCCGCCGCCATCGGCAACGCGGGGCTCCTCACCGTCACCAAGGACCTGGGGCTCAAGGAGCCCTATACCGGTACGGTCCTCCTCTACACCAGCGAAATAGCCGAAGATCTCGCCTACTACCTGACCGACTCTGAACAGGTGCCGTCGGCGGTTGGGCTCGGGGTCTACGTGGAGCCCGACGGCGCCATTGCGGCGGCCGGCGGGTTCCTTATCCAATCCCTTCCCCCCCATAACGACGAGGCGGTGGACCAGCTCATGGAGCGGATCGCCGCGATGCCGCCGGTTACGGAGCTGCTGCGGCAGGGGAAAAACCCCGAGGAACTCCTGGAATATCTCTTCGAGGGGATACCCTGCGATACCCTGGAGAAGCGGGCCCTGGCCTTTGTCTGCTCCTGCAGCCGGGAGCGGATCGAGCGGGTCCTGATATCGCTCGGCCGCGACGACCTGGCCGCCCTTCTGGCCGAGCAGGGGGAGACCGAGGTAACCTGCGAGTTCTGCCGGGAGCGCTACCACTTCGGCCGCGACGATCTGGAGCGGATTCTGGCCGGGCTTTCGGCAATGTAG
- a CDS encoding metallophosphoesterase: MSLFLLIFFLVYGGVHAYFFIKVRGAFGFGPVVGVALALFLALMTVTPVLVRITERHGWELAARTLAWTGYLWMGLIFFFFSASLAVDFCRLLFKGGGAILGWTPPLPIIGKGTAFGIAAAYALLATLSGYLEARDIRVRRIVIPTTKLPASVPKLTIAQISDVHLGLIVREDRLEKMLAKVREARPDIVVSTGDLVDGQINDLSAMAKPLAELSPRYGKFAVTGNHEAYVGLDGALEFTRKAGFTVLRGEGATVGGVVNIAGVDDPAIPSSPHVERQILAGLPAGRFTILLKHRPRIDRDATGLFDLQLSGHVHGGQLFPFGLLVRLSYPCMDGFHRLAKGSALSVSRGTGTWGPPLRFLAPPEVTVIELVPPRMEPGGAPTSRTAPGPL, encoded by the coding sequence GTGTCGCTTTTCCTGCTCATTTTTTTTCTTGTCTACGGCGGCGTCCACGCCTACTTCTTCATCAAGGTGCGGGGGGCCTTCGGCTTCGGTCCGGTTGTCGGCGTTGCCCTTGCCCTTTTCCTGGCGCTCATGACCGTCACCCCGGTTCTGGTCCGTATCACCGAGCGACACGGCTGGGAGCTCGCGGCCCGGACCCTGGCCTGGACCGGATATCTCTGGATGGGGCTTATCTTTTTCTTTTTCTCCGCCTCCCTGGCCGTTGACTTCTGCCGTCTTCTTTTCAAGGGGGGAGGAGCGATCCTGGGCTGGACCCCTCCCCTGCCTATCATCGGGAAAGGGACGGCCTTCGGTATCGCCGCCGCCTACGCGCTCCTGGCAACGCTATCGGGGTATCTGGAAGCCAGGGACATCCGGGTCCGGCGGATCGTAATACCCACCACGAAGCTGCCGGCCTCGGTGCCGAAACTGACCATTGCGCAGATTTCCGATGTGCACCTGGGGCTGATTGTTCGCGAAGACCGGCTCGAAAAGATGCTGGCAAAGGTGAGGGAGGCGCGACCCGACATCGTAGTCTCGACCGGTGACCTGGTGGATGGCCAGATAAACGACCTGTCGGCCATGGCCAAACCCCTGGCGGAGCTTTCGCCCCGGTACGGCAAGTTTGCGGTGACCGGTAACCACGAGGCTTACGTGGGGCTTGACGGGGCGCTCGAATTTACGCGGAAGGCGGGGTTTACGGTTCTGCGGGGCGAGGGGGCGACTGTTGGGGGTGTGGTGAACATCGCCGGGGTAGACGACCCGGCAATCCCCTCGTCTCCCCATGTTGAGCGGCAAATACTGGCCGGACTCCCCGCCGGGCGGTTCACCATCCTCCTCAAGCACCGCCCCCGGATTGACCGGGATGCCACGGGGCTCTTCGACCTCCAGCTCTCGGGCCATGTCCATGGGGGGCAGCTCTTTCCCTTCGGGCTCCTGGTTCGCCTTTCCTATCCCTGCATGGACGGCTTCCACAGGCTGGCGAAGGGGTCGGCCCTCTCCGTGAGCCGCGGCACCGGCACCTGGGGGCCGCCGCTCCGTTTCCTGGCCCCTCCGGAGGTGACCGTCATCGAGCTGGTCCCCCCTCGTATGGAGCCCGGCGGGGCGCCTACTTCACGCACCGCTCCCGGGCCGCTTTGA